One genomic window of Corticium candelabrum chromosome 9, ooCorCand1.1, whole genome shotgun sequence includes the following:
- the LOC134184663 gene encoding uncharacterized protein LOC134184663 — protein MDFYAYRIMVRNNFNHLLRTKNLFHQFLVDMYTKIEGERLLYVRHNQSKLRVDSYIHLKDALAQDSQDTDLGRAVILPSSFTGGPRYMHEKTQDAMTYVRKYGRSDLFITFTCNPSWPEIKNELMRGQTSQNRHDLLARVFRLKFKKLMELLINGAIFGATRCHMSSIEWQKRGLPHSYILVWLEEKLHPADVDPIISAEIPNPEEDSVLYNIIKKHMIHGPCGALNRKSPCMKDGKCTKRYPRELLQETQTGHDGYPLYRRRKAGDGGFTAKVTILGCNEVEIDNMWVVPYCPIVSKIFNAHINVEYCNTVKSIKYICKYVNKGSDQAVFGLERQEMRRDEVSRYEIGRYICSSEATWRILDFPIHHRYPPVEHLYVHLENGQRVYFTEDNVRDIIAEPPRTTLTAFFDLCREDDFAKTLLYCDVPQYYRWDRSCKKWKRRIQGIHVEGHPGIKSCDTLGRVYTIHPSAFECYCLRLLLHIVRGPTSYEDLRMVNQFKCATFREACSIRGLLEDEGHWSATLEEAAVSRSPRMLRNLFGTMIVTCGLGNPKSLWDKHKESLAEDILLEVRYHNLSQGPCFNQALILLEDIVIRLGGHELRTYGLPKPQRDQQVCNCRDLIRETNYDQDELTAYVSSNEPLLMPDQAAAYHVILDNMQSGSGGVIFLDATGGTGKTFLLNLLLSKVRQQKKIAVAVASSGIAATLLAGGRTAHSAFKLPLNLAHTETPTCNIAKGTGMATILKQCQLIVWDECTMANKLALEALDRTLRDIRETQQTAFGAVTVLLAGDFRQTLPVIQRGTSADELSACLKSSFIWQQVQTLTLSTNMRVYLERDATAGEFSSMLLSIGNGELTADESGLVTIPPGCGELVNGVEALSGKVFPNLAVNYKNHKWLCERAILAPRNDMASKINEKLLMQLPGKEQLLKSIDTVVDMSDSVQYPTEFLNSLDLPGMPPHNLKLKVGCPVMLLRNLDAPDLCNGTRLIIKQILPHVLEATILTGQAQGNDIFIPRIPLIPSDHNLNDCSFH, from the exons ATGGACTTCTACGCCTACAGAATCATGGTGAGGAACAATTTTAACCACCTACTTAGAACCAAAAACCTCTTCCATCAGTTTTTAGTCGATATGTACACTAAGATTGAGGGAGAACGTCTCCTCTACGTACGCCACAATCAGAGCAAATTGCGAGTCGACAGCTACATCCACCTAAAAGATGCTCTCGCCCAGGATAGCCAAGATACTGACCTTGGACGAGCAGTCATTCTTCCATCTTCTTTCACTGGCGGTCCCAGGTACATGCATGAGAAAACTCAAGATGCAATGACGTATGTCAGAAAGTACGGTCGTTCTGATCTTTTTATAACTTTTACATGCAACCCCTCTTGGCCGGAGATAAAAAATGAGCTGATGAGAGGACAAACATCCCAGAACAGACACGACCTTCTGGCCAGAGTCTTTCGCCTGAAGTTTAAAAAGCTAATGGAATTGCTCATCAACGGTGCCATCTTTGGCGCAACACGCTGTCACATGTCCTCCATCGAGTGGCAAAAGCGGGGCCTCCCCCATTCGTATATCTTGGTGTGGCTTGAAGAGAAACTCCACCCTGCTGATGTCGACCCTATTATTAGTGCTGAGATACCCAACCCCGAAGAAGACTCAGTGCTCTACAACATCATCAAGAAGCACATGATCCATGGGCCATGCGGTGCACTAAACCGAAAGTCGCCATGCATGAAAGACGGCAAGTGTACGAAACGATATCCAAGAGAGCTTCTCCAGGAGACTCAGACAGGGCACGATGGGTACCCACTTTACCGCAGAAGAAAGGCGGGAGATGGTGGATTTACAGCAAAAGTGACAATCTTAGGTTGCAACGAAGTGGAAATTGATAACATGTGGGTTGTCCCTTATTGCCCTATTGTGTCCAAGATCTTCAATGCGCACATTAATGTTGAGTACTGCAATACAGTGAAATCGATCAAGTACATATGTAAATACGTCAACAAAGGTAGCGATCAGGCAGTATTCGGGCTTGAACGGCAAGAAATGAGGAGGGATGAGGTTTCAAGGTACGAGATTGGAAGATACATATGCAGCAGTGAAGCAACATGGCGTATTCTTGACTTCCCAATTCATCACAGGTATCCACCGGTGGAGCATTTGTACGTGCACCTGGAGAATGGGCAACGTGTGTATTTTACCGAAGACAACGTAAGAGACATAATAGCAGAGCCACCTAGAACTACTTTGACAGCATTCTTCGACCTTTGCCGAGAAGACGACTTTGCCAAAACTCTATTGTATTGCGATGTGCCACAATACTACAGGTGGGACAGATCCTGTAAGAAATGGAAACGACGCATCCAGGGCATCCACGTGGAAGGACATCCAGGAATCAAGTCATGCGACACTCTTGGTAGAGTGTACACTATCCACCCAAGCGCATTTGAATGCTATTGCTTGCGCCTTCTCCTTCACATAGTCAGAGGGCCGACATCGTATGAAGATCTTAGAATGGTCAATCAATTCAAGTGTGCAACTTTCAGAGAAGCTTGCTCGATAAGGGGTTTGTTGGAGGATGAAGGTCACTGGAGCGCAACTCTAGAAGAAGCTGCTGTCAGTCGCTCTCCCCGCATGCTCAGAAATCTGTTTGGCACTATGATCGTTACGTGTGGGCTGGGAAACCCAAAAAGTCTGTGGGATAAACACAAAGAGAGCTTAGCTGAAGACATACTACTTGAG GTGCGCTATCACAATCTTAGCCAAGGACCTTGCTTCAACCAAGCACTCATACTGCTTGAAGACATAGTTATTAGATTAGGAGGCCACGAGCTTAGAACGTATGGTCTGCCGAAACCTCAGAGAGACCAGCAGGTATGCAATTGCAGAGACTTGATCAGAGAGACCAACTATGACCAAGATGAGCTTACAGCGTACGTATCAAGCAACGAACCATTACTGATGCCAGACCAAGCTGCGGCTTATCACGTCATCCTAGACAACATGCAGAGTGGATCTGGTGGTGTTATCTTTCTAGATGCAACTGGTGGCACAGGCAAGACGTTCCTCCTCAACCTTTTACTTTCTAAGGTGAGGCAACAAAAGAagattgctgttgctgttgcttcaTCAGGAATTGCCGCAACTTTGCTTGCCGGAGGCAGGACTGCCCACTCAGCTTTCAAACTTCCGTTAAACTTGGCACATACGGAGACGCCAACCTGTAACATTGCTAAGGGTACAGGAATGGCCACAATACTAAAGCAATGTCAGCTGATTGTGTGGGATGAGTGCACAATGGCAAACAAGCTGGCGCTGGAGGCTCTTGATCGCACGCTAAGAGATATCagagagacacaacaaacagcttttgGCGCTGTAACCGTTTTACTTGCTGGTGATTTTCGGCAAACTTTGCCAGTCATACAGAGGGGAACCTCGGCAGATGAACTTTCAGCTTGCCTTAAATCTTCTTTTATATGGCAGCAAGTCCAAACTCTCACCCTGTCTACTAACATGAGAGTGTATCTTGAAAGGGACGCAACAGCGGGAGAGTTTTCATCGATGCTGCTATCAATTGGAAACGGCGAACTGACTGCTGATGAGAGCGGACTGGTAACCATACCACCCGGATGTGGAGAATTAGTTAACGGTGTAGAGGCACTTAGCGGAAAAGTCTTCCCCAACTTGGCTGTAAACTACAAGAACCACAAGTGGTTGTGCGAGCGTGCCATCCTTGCACCAAGAAATGACATGGCCAGCAAAATCAATGAAAAACTTCTTATGCAATTGCCTGGAAAAGAACAGCTGCTAAAGTCTATTGACACAGTTGTAGACATGTCGGATTCTGTGCAGTATCCAACCGAGTTCCTAAATTCCTTAGACCTTCCTGGCATGCCACCGCATAATCTTAAATTGAAAGTGGGGTGCCCTGTTATGCTTCTCCGAAATCTGGATGCTCCCGATCTTTGCAATGGAACACGACTCATCATTAAACAGATTTTGCCGCACGTTCTTGAAGCCACCATACTGACAGGACAAGCTCAAGGAAACGACATCTTCATACCAAGAATACCACTCATACCATCGGACCACAATTTAAACGACTGCAGTTTCCACTAA